The sequence GGATTTGTATAAACTTATACCTAACTGGATGAATTTAGCTATTCGTGGGGTATGATTCCTTAATATTTCTAGGTTTCTGGACATACTTAAATGGATGGAATTATCACGCAGATCGCTTAGCAAAGTGCAGTCATAAATGAAGTGAAGCTCATCGCCTACggttaataatgaaaaatggaaaaaatgatcttcaaccttgtaatatagcaatttccaaaatcttgatgtattaaattaggcagccagaaatattcactcaatcagtcgcttgctggttcagactgaatggaagattgtttgaatgaaccggaaccaaatttccaattatgtacttcgatttaaaaaagaaaattctgtaaattagaccgccgatcacacaactatatctgtacttcgatttccgatttcaaaccccctgtttcgctcccggcaggtgtggtgggtctgtaagggacactcaatcaaaaaatccaACGAAATCTACAaaccaaataaacaacagggacaatccctattttaagatccaaaaaaaaaataaaaaaaataatgatgctatgatcgccatctattggattttGGCAGAACCGACTAGAAAGCTCTTACTTGTCTCATCGACTCTTCTTCAGTGCGTTAAAATGACATCtgtattcagcatcaggacactgtgaatcagtatcagtaattacaggattcgaaccctggacacccctgtacatcctctattcagcatcaggaccactctgaatcagtgtcagtaattactgggttcgaaccctggacgcccctgtacatcctctattcagcatcaggaccactctgaatcagtgtcagtaattactgggttcgaaaccGGGACATCCGCTTAGTTTGATAATGctatgatcgccatctattggattttGGCAGAACCGACTAGATACCTCTTACTTGTCTCACCGACTTTTCATCAGTGCGTTGAAATCACACTtgccatctggtggatttcTATGACACTACAGTCTAATGATGGTtatatccaccagatggcgagaGTAATTTTAAAGGATTAAAGAAGAGTCTTTGAGACAAGTAAGAGCTGTCTAGTCAGTTCAggcaaattccaatagatggcgataacGTTAGAAAACCTTGATATCCCTCCCGTCGGGTActtgtacatcctctattcagcatcaggaccactctgaatcagtgtcagtaattactgggttcgaaaccGGGACATCCGCTTAGTTTGATAATGctatgatcgccatctattggattttGGCAGAACCGACTAGATAGCTCTTACTTGTCTCACCGACTCTTCTTCAGTGCATTGAAATCACACTtgccatctggtggatttcTATGACACTACAGTCTAATGATGGTtatatccaccagatggcgagaGTAATTTTAAAGGATTAAAGAAGAGTCTTTGAGACAAGTAAGAGCTGTCTAGTCAGTTCAGGCAAATTCCACTAGATGGCGATAACGGTAGAAAACCTTGATATCCCTCCCGTCgggcacccctgtacatcctctattcagcatcagtaccactctgcatcagtatcagtgattactggtttcgaacccgggacatccgCTTAGTTTAATTATGATGctatgatcgccatctattggattttGGCAGAACCGACTAGATAGCTCTTACTTGTCTCACCGACTCTTCTTCGGTGCGTTGAAATCACACTtgccatctggtggatttcTATGACACTACAGTCTAATGATGGTtatatccaccagatggcgaaaatcattttaaaggATTAAAGAAGAGTCGGTGAGACAAGTAAGAGCTGTCTAGTCAGTTCAggcaaattccaatagatggcgaaaaCGTTAGAAAATCTTGATATCCCTCCCGTCgggcacccctgtacatcctctattcagcatcaggaccactctgcatcagtatcagtgattactgggttcgaaccctggacacccctgtacatcctctattcagcatcaggtccactctgaatcagtgtcagtaattactgggttcgaaaccGGGACATCTGCTTAGTTTGATAATGctatgatcgccatctattggattttGGCAGAACCGACTAGATAGCTCTTACTTGTCTCACCGACTCTTCTTCAGTGCGTTGAAATCACACTtgccatctggtggatttcTATGACACTACAGTCTAATGATGGTtatatccaccagatggcgagaGTGATTTTAACGGATTAAAGAAGAGTCAGTGAGACCACTAAGAGCTGTCAAGTCAGTTCAggcaaattccaatagatggcgataacGGTAGAAAACCTTGATATTCCTCCCGTCGggtacccctgtacatcctctattcagcatcagtaccactctgcATCAGTATCAGTGATTACTGGTTTCGAACCCTGGACATCCGCTTAGTTTAATTATGATGctatgatcgccatctattggattttGGCAGAACCGACTAGATAGCTCTTACTTGTCTCACCGACTCTTCTTCGGTGCGTTGAAATCACACTtgccatctggtggatttcTATGACACTACAGTCTAATGATGGTtatatccaccagatggcgaaaatcattttaaaggATTAAAGAAGAGTCGGTGAGACAAGTAAGAGCTGTCTAGTCAGTTCAggcaaattccaatagatggcgataacGTTAGAAAATCTTGATATCCCTCCCGTCGGGCACCCCtgcacatcctctattcagcatcaggaccactctgcatcagtatcagtgattactgggttcgaaccctggacacccctgtacatcctctattcagcatcaggaccactctgaatcagtgtcagtaattactgggttcgaaaccGGGACATCTGCTTAGTTTGATAATGctatgatcgccatctattggattttGGATGAACTGACTAGATGCTCTCATTTGTCTCACCGACTCTTCTTCGGTGCGTTGAAATCacactcgccatctggtggatttcTATGACACTACAGTCTAATGATGGTtatatccaccagatggcgaaaatcattttaaaggATTAAAGAAGAGTCGGTGAGACAAGTAAGAGCTGTCTAGTCAGTTCAggcaaattccaatagatggcgataacGTTGGAAAATCTTGATATCCCTCCCGTCgggcacccctgtacatcctctattcagcatcaggaccactctgcatcagtatcagtgattactgggttcgaaccctggacacccctgtacatcctctattcagcatcaggaccactctgaatcagtgtcagtaattactgggttcgaaaccGGGACATCCGCTTAGTTTGATAATGctatgatcgccatctattggattttGGCAGAACCGACTAGATAGCTCTTACTTGTCTCACCGACTCTTCTTCAGTGCGTTGAAATCACACTTGCCATCAGGTGGATTTCTATGACACTACAGTCTAATGATGGTtatatccaccagatggcgagaGTGATTTTAACGGATTAAAGAAGAGTCAGTGAGACCACTAAGAGCTGTCAAGTCAGTTCAggcaaattccaatagatggcgataacGGTAGAAAACCTTGATATTCCTCCCGTCGggtacccctgtacatcctctattcagcatcagtaccactctgcATCAGTATCAGTGATTACTGGTTTCGAACCCTGGACATCCGCTTAGTTTAATTATGATGctatgatcgccatctattggattttGGCAGAACCGACTAGATAGCTCTTACTTGTCTCACCGACTCTTCTTCGGTGCGTTGAAATCACACTtgccatctggtggatttcTATGACACTACAGTCTAATGATGGTTATATCCACCAGATTgcgaaaatcattttaaaggATTAAAGAAGAGTCGGTGAGACAAGTAAGAGCTGTCTAGTCAGTTCAggcaaattccaatagatggcgataacGTTAGAAAATCTTGATATCCCTCCCGTCGGGCACCCCTGCACatccagcatcaggaccactctgcaTCAGTATCAGTGATTACTGGGTTCGCACcctggacacccctgtacatcctctattcagcatcaggaccactctgaatcagtgtcagtaattactgggttcgaaaccGGGACATCTGCTTAGTTTGATAATGctatgatcgccatctattggattttGGATGAACTGACTAGATGCTCTCATTTGTCTCACCGACTCTTCTTCGGTGCGTTGAAATCacactcgccatctggtggatttcTATGACACTACAGTCTAATGATGGTtatatccaccagatggcgaaaatcattttaaaggATTAAAGAAGAGTCGGTGAGACAAGTAAGAGCTGTCTAGTCAGTTCAggcaaattccaatagatggcgataacGTTAGAAAATCTTGATATCCCTCCCGTCGGGCACCCCtgcacatcctctattcagcatcaggaccactctgcatcagtatcagtgattactgggttcgaaccctggacacccctgtacatcctctattcagcatcaggaccactctgaatcagtgtcagtaattactgggttcgaaaccGGGACATCCGCTTAGTTTGATAATGctatgatcgccatctattggattttGGCAGAACCGACTAGATAGCTCTTACTTGTCTCACCGACTCTTCTTCAGTGCGTTGAAATCACACTtgccatctggtggatttcTATGACACTACAGTCTAATGATGGTtatatccaccagatggcgagaGTGATTTTAACGGATTAAAGAAGAGTCAGTGAGACCACTAAGAGCTTTCAAGTCAGTTCAggcaaattccaatagatggcgataacGGTAGAAAACCTTGATATTCCTCCCGTCGggtacccctgtacatcctctattcagcatcagtaccactctgcATCAGTATCAGTGATTACTGGTTTCGAACCCTGGACATCCGCTTAGTTTAATTATGATGctatgatcgccatctattggattttGGCAGAACCGACTAGATAGCTCTTACTTGTCTCACCGACTCTTCTTCGGTGCGTTGAAATCACACTtgccatctggtggatttcTATGACACTACAGTCTAATGATGGTtatatccaccagatggcgaaaatcattttaaaggATTAAAGAAGAGTCGGTGAGACAAGTAAGAGCTGTCTAGTCAGTTCAggcaaattccaatagatggcgataacGTTAGAAAATCTTGATATCCCTCCCGTCGGGCACCCCtgcacatcctctattcagcatcaggaccactctgcatcagtatcagtgattactgggttcgaaccctggacacccctgtacatcctctattcagcatcaggaccactctgaatcagtgtcagtaattactgggttcgaaaccGGGACATCTGCTTAGTTTGATAATGctatgatcgccatctattggattttGGATGAACTGACTAGATGCTCTCATTTGTCTCACCGACTCTTCTTCGGTGCGTTGAAATCacactcgccatctggtggatttcTATGACACTACAGTCTAATGATGGTtatatccaccagatggcgaaaatcattttaaaggATTAAAGAAGAGTCGGTGAGACAAGTAAGAGCTGTCTAGTCAGTTCAggcaaattccaatagatggcgataacGTTAGAAAATCTTGATATCCCTCCCGTCGGGCACCCCtgcacatcctctattcagcatcaggaccactctgcatcagtatcagtgattactgggttcgaaccctggacacccctgtacatcctctattcagcatcaggaccactctgaatcagtgtcagtaattactgggttcgaaaccGGGACATCCGCTTAGTTTGATAATGctatgatcgccatctattggattttGGCAGAACCGACTAGATAGCTCTTACTTGTCTCACCGACTCTTCTTCAGTGCGTTGAAATCACACTtgccatctggtggatttcTATGACACTACAGTCTAATGATGGTtatatccaccagatggcgagaGTGATTTTAACGGATTAAAGAAGAGTCAGTGAGACCACTAAGAGCTgtcaagtcagttcagacaaattccaatagatggcgataacGGTAGAAAACCTTGATATCCCTCCCGTCGGgtaccctgtacatcctctattcagcatcagtaccactctgcatcagtatcagtgattactggtttcgaacccgggacatccgCTTAGTTGAATTATGATGctatgatcgccatctattggattttGGCAGAACCGACTAGATAGCTCTTACTTGTCTCACCGACTCTTCTTCGGTGCGTTGAAATCACACTtgccatctggtggatttcTATGACACTACAGTCTAATGATGGTtatatccaccagatggcgaaaatcattttaaaggATTAAAGAAGAGTCGGTGAGACAAGTAAGAGCTGTCTAGTCAGTTCAggcaaattccaatagatggcgataacGTTAGAAAATCTTGATATCCCTCCCGTCGGGCACCCCtgcacatcctctattcagcatcaggaccactctgcatcagtatcagtgattactgggttcgaaccctggacacccctgtacatcctctattcagcatcaggaccactctgaatcagtgtcagtaattactgggttcgaaaccGGGACATCCGCTTAGTTTGATAATGctatgatcgccatctattggattttGGCAGAACCGACTAGATAGCTCTTACTTGTCTCACCGACTCTTCTTCAGTGCGTTGAAATCACACTTGCCATCAGGTGGATTTCTATGACACTACAGTCTAATGATGGTtatatccaccagatggcgagaGTGATTTTAACGGATTAAAGAAGAGTCAGTGAGACCACTAAGAGCTgtcaagtcagttcagacaaattccaatagatggcgataacggtagaaaatattgatatccCTCCCGTCGGgcaccctgtacatcctctattcagcatcaggaccactctgcaTCAGTGTCAATATTtattgggttcgaacctgggacatctgtacatcctctattcagcatcaatCTGAATGGCTTGTTTTCCAGTTGATTTCCGTGATATCTTATTCAGTTCAGGTTTCATACCATAAAACATGTCCACATGCTTTTGCCGTCCATATTAGAGCGACCTCGGGTCCAgtttcaagaagatattatttgaattcttAACGGATTTAGTTTCTTCATTAACCCAGTTTGTTTTATCGAGTCTATAATCGTTTTTCGAGTGTCTATTGGGTGAATCCTTGTGGACAACGGTTGAATGATTCTGAAAAAtgcatgattttaatttaggttttgGTCTCGTGTTTGATCGGGGGAGACTGGGGTGCTTCCTCGGTAATCTTATGAAATCTGATGTCCGGAAGCGATTTGAGCGCTCTCAGATActtaaagttattgaataaaacatttagcGACTTTTCACATCAGTTTCGTCGATCGCGAGGTCATCGTCAAACTTCGACAGTCGGATTCGACAAGGTCAAGTGCGCCACAGGCTTCTCATTTCCAATCTACTGCGACAAATAAGAATTCCCCGACATTTTGtcagatttattaatttaatttttttaatttcgctTGATGAGATTGTCACGTGTGTAGTTTCAGTGCAGTTTACAACGTTTGTGTAATATTTCTCAGAATCCGGCGCGCGATCGGAGTAGTCGGTACTTTTCACCACATAGTTTGACCGTGAGCtaaccctggcaagtgagtcGATAATTAGTTCACGTATTTACCGCTATCGTTATATCTAGGGGCAGCACCAGACGGTTTAAAATCTGCCATCCGCTAttcctactgtggcatgcgaatTAAAGAGTTTGTTTTGGATAGGTAATTCCACAATGCTGAGGCTTTATTATTGAAGAAACTACTTTCAATAAAGAGTTTAAAGCCCTTTTCTCAGAAACTATTCTTAATTTtcgtatttattttcattaaactaGCGGTCTCGTCCGTGTTTTACTGTTACCCTTGACCTCGGCAACCCGGAAGTTACTGAAGTGttaaataagattttatttgTGACGAAATCTATCTAACAACCACCAGGGTAAGTGTGAATTAAATGTGATCTGATTTTTCctgaatttgaaatgaatgtcGCTGTATTTATTCGGGGGTTTAGGGTTCATCTTACTTCAATCGCGACGATGTCTGAATATTTCAATCTAATTCAAATCAACTAAATTCCAGATGGGTCGAACTTTTGGAAATCTTGGAATAAAAGTGTACGGTATCGTGCAGTACAGTCTGTCACCGTTTGAGCAGAGAGCGTTCGCTGGTATCCTGAAAAACGGAATTCCCAACACGTTTAGACGTGTGAAGGGTCAAATATTTCGATTTATGCCGCGTAAGTATCTAATATCAGTCAATTTTCAGGACCATCCGGCATCTATTTTTACTATGAGCTTCGTAAAGACTTTATTACACGATGATATTCTGTTTGCGGAACCACGTGCACGGATGTTGGTTAAGATCTTATATCGCCTCGGGAGTTTAATCAGACATTAGACcagtggaactggttccataAATATCTACTAAACTTAACTCATGATTTTACAGATTTAATAGAATTGTATTGTGTATTGTGTTTAGTTTATTGTGTATTTTCAGCTCTGGTCGTTGCGTATTTAGTTTATGATTGGGGAACGAAAGAGAACGCCCGATTCAGCCGTAAAGATCCGGCTGAATTCGCTAATGACTCGTGATTCACAGATCTAGGAAttaaataatcatcattttgaaagAAACATCGCAACAATACAATATGAGATAGAAACAACTAATCAATCAGTTTGAGTGTTTAGCGTGTGTGTAAATAGTTACAGCCATTTcaataaactaattttctGTTGATGAAATTGTGGATTGTTGTTCTTACTGAAAATTTCTCTCAAAATATTCAGGCCTGATTCACTCTCTGCTCTAGTGCAGTATCTATGATGAAAAGGCTTGTGTTTAGGATACTTGGGAGAGGATGAAAACACCGAAGCTACTGTAGCTTTAATCAGTCGGGGAAGGACTGGATTGTTGATTATTTCTATGCCtgagattttctaaatgtcTGAAAACAGAGACCCagtgtttttattttgaaattggatgattttcccaagtatttggggacccagttccacagttgtgagttaagattccACTCAAATGTTAACTtaagattttaataaaaatagtttTAACTCTCGTCtttggaactgaatccagaatATCCGCGGATCAAATTAATTGACTGTCCCTATAGGACACGGTtctgaatcattgaaaattaacttacCTTAACTCAAGAATTAACTCTAATTCATAACTGAGGAAATGGATTCAGAGCAGATCCGCAGATCAAAGAGCTAAAGCTGTTCGAAAGTGTGGAATTGGATTGTTTTAAACTTACTGATTTGTAATGATCATTATGTTGATGACTCGCCCACAGGATGACTTTAACCACTGTAAATCGAATTGCCAATTAAAACAGGTtagaaaattgtaaatttgaaatacagtTGGTTAGTTTATTATTAGATAAATACATGATATGCATAGTATACAATCGCAGGCAGAAAAAGGAGTCAATAGATTATAATACAACAGATAAAAACAAATGT is a genomic window of Tubulanus polymorphus chromosome 5, tnTubPoly1.2, whole genome shotgun sequence containing:
- the LOC141905991 gene encoding cytochrome b-c1 complex subunit 8-like, producing MGRTFGNLGIKVYGIVQYSLSPFEQRAFAGILKNGIPNTFRRVKGQIFRFMPPLVVAYLVYDWGTKENARFSRKDPAEFANDS